The proteins below come from a single Sulfurovum xiamenensis genomic window:
- the queC gene encoding 7-cyano-7-deazaguanine synthase QueC encodes MKKAVCIISGGMDSTLSAKIAQNEGYEIIALHFNYGQRTQDKELECFRKIASAVDASETYEIDLPFFEQIGASALTDQSIDVPTGGLEKGVPVTYVPFRNGIFLSIAAAVAEKHGAQALFIGVVEEDSSGYPDCRESYIKQMQKAINLGTKDETDLEIRMPLVDLKKSEIVQKSLELHVPLKDTWSCYKSEEKACGVCDSCRLRLKGFEEAGSVDPILYA; translated from the coding sequence ATGAAAAAAGCAGTATGTATTATTTCCGGAGGTATGGACAGTACATTGAGTGCTAAAATAGCGCAAAATGAAGGGTATGAAATTATCGCTTTGCATTTTAACTACGGACAGCGTACACAGGATAAAGAACTTGAATGTTTCCGGAAGATCGCATCGGCAGTTGATGCCTCTGAAACGTATGAGATCGATCTGCCTTTTTTTGAGCAGATCGGTGCATCTGCCTTGACAGATCAAAGCATTGATGTACCGACGGGAGGGTTAGAAAAGGGTGTACCGGTGACCTATGTGCCTTTTCGAAATGGTATCTTTCTCTCCATTGCTGCTGCAGTGGCTGAGAAACATGGTGCGCAGGCACTTTTTATCGGTGTGGTAGAAGAAGACAGTTCAGGATACCCTGACTGTCGTGAGAGTTATATCAAACAGATGCAAAAAGCGATCAACCTGGGTACAAAAGATGAAACAGATCTGGAGATACGAATGCCATTGGTGGATTTGAAAAAAAGCGAGATCGTTCAAAAGTCTTTAGAGCTTCATGTCCCATTGAAAGATACATGGAGTTGTTATAAATCAGAAGAGAAGGCTTGCGGTGTGTGTGACAGCTGTCGATTGAGATTAAAAGGATTTGAAGAAGCGGGAAGTGTAGACCCGATTCTTTATGCGTAG
- a CDS encoding asparaginase domain-containing protein, protein MKKILIMSTGGTFNKIYDPIKGEFIIDVESQALNEIAKKWLCEFEIMNLIGKDSLDMTNHDRLELLATINQSEYHHILIVHGTDTMDVTAEYLADADIEKCIVLTGAMVPYSVDPVEATANLCSAYGYLNALNKEGVFIAMNGMMGTYDQIKKDRFKGKFTTL, encoded by the coding sequence ATGAAAAAGATACTTATTATGAGTACAGGTGGCACATTTAACAAGATTTATGACCCGATCAAGGGTGAATTTATCATAGATGTAGAGTCACAAGCCTTGAATGAGATCGCAAAAAAATGGCTGTGTGAATTTGAAATAATGAACCTCATAGGCAAAGACAGTCTTGACATGACCAATCATGACAGACTGGAACTTCTGGCGACGATCAATCAATCTGAGTACCATCATATACTGATCGTACATGGTACAGATACCATGGATGTAACAGCTGAGTATCTCGCGGATGCAGATATCGAAAAATGTATCGTCCTTACAGGTGCTATGGTTCCCTACAGTGTGGACCCGGTAGAAGCCACTGCCAACCTCTGTTCTGCCTATGGATATCTCAATGCCTTAAATAAAGAAGGTGTTTTCATTGCTATGAACGGCATGATGGGAACCTATGACCAGATAAAGAAAGACAGGTTCAAAGGAAAATTTACAACACTTTAA
- a CDS encoding calcium/sodium antiporter: MSFVIFVIAMGVLIWGADLIINQSERIALKFNIPEFIIGATLIALGTSLPEMAASIAASVSNKPDIAIANVIGSNVLNITLVLAAVFLIATKINPSRDFFAKDSTWALVPVLVFILMILDGVITRFDASLLLLLMGAYLVFLLQDAKNIPEEDLDDLDIVSFSWPKSISILFGGFVLVIIGAHFTVESASDIAKSFGISEWIIGIIMVSLGTSLPELVVSISAAVKGKVDMAIGNIIGSNMANTTVVLGAAALTKPMGINAPAYIFDISTMIVATLLLVFITANKLYNKSAGISLIIILGLFLNNTLQNM; encoded by the coding sequence TTGAGTTTTGTAATTTTTGTTATTGCCATGGGTGTATTGATCTGGGGTGCTGACCTCATTATAAACCAAAGTGAACGTATCGCTTTAAAGTTCAACATTCCAGAATTTATTATCGGTGCAACGCTCATTGCCCTTGGTACTTCTTTACCTGAGATGGCAGCGAGTATCGCTGCCAGTGTAAGTAATAAACCGGATATAGCCATAGCCAATGTCATAGGAAGTAATGTACTGAATATCACCCTTGTACTCGCAGCTGTTTTTCTTATAGCCACAAAGATCAACCCAAGCAGAGACTTTTTTGCCAAAGACAGCACCTGGGCACTGGTACCGGTACTGGTCTTTATATTGATGATACTGGATGGTGTGATCACAAGGTTTGATGCGTCACTTTTGTTACTTTTAATGGGTGCATACCTTGTCTTTTTGCTTCAAGATGCCAAAAATATTCCTGAAGAGGATTTAGATGATCTTGATATAGTTTCGTTCTCCTGGCCAAAGAGTATAAGTATACTCTTTGGCGGATTTGTACTTGTGATCATTGGTGCACATTTTACCGTAGAAAGTGCTTCAGACATCGCTAAAAGCTTTGGGATCTCAGAGTGGATCATAGGTATCATTATGGTTTCACTGGGGACATCACTACCGGAATTGGTTGTAAGTATCTCTGCAGCGGTGAAAGGTAAAGTGGATATGGCTATAGGAAATATCATCGGTTCAAATATGGCAAATACGACCGTGGTTCTTGGTGCAGCAGCCTTGACAAAACCTATGGGTATCAATGCACCTGCCTATATCTTTGATATTTCTACTATGATCGTCGCAACACTACTTCTTGTATTTATTACAGCCAACAAACTCTACAACAAATCAGCAGGCATCAGCCTCATCATTATCTTAGGACTCTTTTTAAATAATACGCTACAAAATATGTAA
- the yihA gene encoding ribosome biogenesis GTP-binding protein YihA/YsxC: MSTPRVVEAAFIKSAQSIADSLPEDMSEVVFLGRSNVGKSSTLNSLTQRKNLAKSSATPGKTQLINFFETRYLYNEESYPVRFVDLPGFGYAKVSKSLKEVWQKNLVEFIQHRVSIRLFIHLRDARHPHAKIDDDVEAYISEFIRPDQKYLTVFTKIDKLNQKERAKLKKDFPGSITLSNLKKNGHDRVHQMILETIFGVEDGTKSKSDSVEENEEKE; this comes from the coding sequence GTGAGTACACCTCGAGTTGTAGAAGCAGCATTTATCAAGTCAGCACAGAGCATTGCAGACTCTTTACCTGAAGATATGAGTGAAGTGGTTTTTTTAGGACGTTCCAATGTAGGGAAAAGTTCTACACTGAATTCATTGACACAAAGAAAGAACCTGGCTAAAAGTTCAGCTACACCAGGGAAAACACAACTGATCAATTTTTTTGAAACGAGATATCTCTACAATGAAGAGAGTTACCCTGTACGTTTTGTAGATCTACCGGGATTTGGGTATGCAAAGGTTTCTAAGTCATTGAAAGAAGTGTGGCAGAAGAACCTTGTGGAATTTATTCAGCATCGTGTCTCTATTCGTCTTTTTATCCATCTTCGTGATGCCCGCCATCCACATGCCAAGATAGATGATGACGTAGAAGCGTATATCTCTGAATTTATTCGTCCTGATCAGAAGTACCTGACAGTGTTTACGAAGATCGATAAACTCAATCAAAAAGAAAGAGCAAAGCTCAAAAAAGACTTCCCCGGTTCTATCACACTTTCAAACCTGAAGAAGAATGGTCATGACAGAGTACATCAAATGATACTGGAAACGATTTTCGGTGTAGAGGATGGAACTAAAAGCAAAAGTGACAGCGTAGAAGAGAATGAGGAAAAAGAGTGA
- a CDS encoding DUF2130 domain-containing protein, producing MSTQNSIKCPNCGTKIDIDEIFYHQIEEKFKQQHLADQKKLQHEIEAKRKEYKAHLDMLKSKEDALKEEKEKFDEELQKATKEQLKIERTKLMDELKRELVEEQRESVALLQKELEEKSKQVQELNASKAMIEKLKREKDEIASVAKVEAQKALSEELKLEKEKLAKQAMEMKELALKEAKEASELELKAKDEKIAQMAKSIEDAKRKSEQGSMQIQGEALELLIESWLSSQFPFDTVDEVKKGAFGADCIQTIHTRELQNCGTICYESKNTKAWSDTWVSKLKQDMLKVNADLGVLVTSVYPNGMDRMGFVDGIWVCSLDEFKGSASLLRESLIRVHLSVQKEENKSDKMTLLYNYLTGNEFSMQLKAIVDGFMSMQQELDKERRSLMASWKRRQKLIDGVLQNTTEMYGSLQGIAGAGALGNIEALELPEEIENE from the coding sequence ATGTCTACGCAAAACAGTATAAAGTGTCCCAACTGCGGAACCAAAATTGATATTGATGAGATATTTTACCATCAGATAGAAGAGAAGTTCAAACAACAGCATTTAGCAGACCAGAAAAAGCTTCAACATGAAATCGAAGCCAAACGTAAAGAGTACAAAGCTCATCTTGATATGCTTAAATCGAAAGAAGATGCGCTTAAAGAAGAGAAAGAGAAGTTTGATGAAGAACTGCAAAAAGCAACGAAAGAACAGCTCAAAATTGAACGTACAAAGCTCATGGATGAACTTAAACGTGAACTGGTAGAGGAACAGCGTGAGTCAGTAGCACTACTGCAAAAAGAGCTTGAAGAGAAATCTAAGCAAGTCCAAGAACTCAATGCTTCAAAAGCAATGATAGAAAAACTTAAACGTGAAAAAGATGAGATCGCATCGGTGGCAAAGGTCGAGGCTCAGAAGGCTTTAAGTGAAGAATTAAAGCTTGAAAAAGAGAAGTTGGCAAAACAGGCAATGGAAATGAAAGAGCTGGCCCTCAAAGAAGCAAAAGAGGCAAGTGAGCTTGAGTTAAAAGCCAAAGATGAGAAGATAGCACAGATGGCAAAGAGTATTGAAGATGCCAAAAGAAAATCCGAGCAGGGATCGATGCAGATACAAGGAGAGGCATTGGAACTTCTTATTGAGTCCTGGCTCTCTTCCCAGTTTCCTTTTGATACGGTAGATGAGGTAAAAAAAGGCGCCTTTGGTGCAGACTGTATACAGACCATACACACCAGGGAATTGCAAAACTGTGGGACCATCTGTTATGAGAGTAAAAATACCAAAGCATGGAGTGATACTTGGGTCAGTAAGCTTAAGCAGGATATGCTCAAGGTCAATGCAGACCTGGGCGTTCTTGTGACATCGGTTTATCCTAATGGAATGGATAGGATGGGCTTTGTGGATGGTATCTGGGTGTGCAGTCTTGATGAATTTAAAGGTTCAGCATCCCTTCTGCGGGAAAGCCTGATACGTGTACATTTGAGCGTACAAAAAGAGGAGAATAAAAGTGATAAGATGACGCTCCTCTACAACTACTTGACGGGTAACGAATTTAGTATGCAACTTAAAGCTATCGTAGATGGATTTATGTCGATGCAACAAGAACTGGATAAGGAACGCCGCTCTCTTATGGCAAGCTGGAAACGCCGTCAGAAACTTATAGACGGTGTCCTTCAGAACACTACAGAGATGTATGGTTCACTACAGGGGATTGCTGGGGCCGGAGCGCTGGGAAATATTGAGGCATTGGAGTTACCTGAAGAGATTGAGAATGAATAA
- the rlmB gene encoding 23S rRNA (guanosine(2251)-2'-O)-methyltransferase RlmB: MKDSPEYLAKKSFFDKVLTIYGRNAVMEALEDDAVTIHKLHFSKSNKDATVLEQMKEIAQRRGIEVAYHDKQALSRISKNAKQDQGVALDIVLEHFGDEESFLDAHNTYRIIALDGITNPQNLGMIIRSCAAGNVDAILLPTKGAAQISPLVIKASVGTLFKMPIIKTTDLEKTLESFQSKGASLYTLSSHASNSYKEQSYSNKTIFVLGNESEGVSKRVEDLCDKSIAIPMQRGVESLNVAVTASLLAFL, encoded by the coding sequence TTGAAAGATTCTCCAGAATATTTGGCAAAGAAGTCTTTTTTTGACAAAGTGCTAACCATCTACGGACGTAATGCCGTGATGGAAGCACTGGAAGATGATGCTGTCACAATTCACAAACTCCACTTCTCAAAATCTAACAAAGATGCCACTGTTTTGGAACAGATGAAAGAGATCGCTCAAAGAAGAGGTATCGAAGTAGCCTATCACGATAAGCAGGCACTATCACGTATCTCTAAAAATGCCAAACAGGACCAAGGTGTAGCCCTTGATATCGTACTTGAACATTTCGGTGATGAAGAGAGCTTCCTGGATGCCCATAATACGTATCGTATCATTGCACTCGATGGCATAACAAACCCCCAGAACCTGGGCATGATCATTCGTTCTTGCGCAGCAGGTAATGTAGATGCCATCTTGCTTCCTACCAAAGGAGCGGCACAGATATCACCTTTGGTGATCAAAGCTAGTGTGGGAACACTCTTTAAAATGCCTATCATCAAAACGACCGATCTTGAAAAGACGCTTGAGTCTTTTCAAAGCAAAGGTGCATCTCTTTATACACTCTCATCGCATGCATCAAACTCTTATAAAGAGCAGAGCTACAGCAACAAGACCATCTTTGTGCTTGGTAACGAGAGTGAAGGTGTCAGCAAGCGTGTAGAAGATCTGTGTGATAAAAGCATAGCCATACCTATGCAGCGTGGTGTTGAGTCTCTTAATGTCGCAGTAACCGCTTCTCTGCTTGCATTTTTATAA
- a CDS encoding coproporphyrinogen III oxidase, with the protein MTMIIRAKSPQAKEAYSLVDGLQAYFVSKLNAVALQFGKGRSCEAVTWERDGGEHGGGVRYEARDTVVYDRGSVNISQVHYDDDESKKLGSATAISTIIHPRNPHAPSMHMHISWTQMKDGEGYWRVMADLNPSLLGESDADKKHFSQTLKNVIGALYEEGAAQGDRYFYIPVLGRHRGVSHFYLEGYNSGNFEEDKAFVLKVGERVIETYIDIISKKLMEYPTFTEEEKEEQLAYHTLYLFQVLTLDRGTTSGLLVHDQNDVGIMGSIPSHVNRDLLASWVQKMPQPQDLLVQALLKALPDEMPTPVEENTKKALAYAVRQHYRKYPEALSMQASGDIIPPTVDNHR; encoded by the coding sequence ATGACCATGATAATCCGTGCAAAATCACCTCAAGCAAAAGAAGCATACAGTCTTGTAGACGGATTGCAGGCTTATTTCGTCTCAAAATTGAACGCTGTTGCGTTACAGTTTGGAAAAGGCAGGTCATGTGAAGCTGTCACATGGGAACGTGACGGCGGAGAACACGGTGGCGGTGTAAGATATGAAGCCAGAGACACCGTTGTCTATGACAGAGGTTCGGTCAATATTTCCCAAGTACATTATGATGACGATGAGAGTAAAAAGTTAGGTTCAGCCACTGCTATCTCTACGATCATTCACCCGCGTAATCCCCATGCCCCTTCTATGCATATGCATATCTCTTGGACACAGATGAAAGATGGAGAAGGGTATTGGCGTGTCATGGCGGATCTCAACCCTTCGCTTCTAGGTGAATCGGATGCAGATAAAAAGCATTTTTCCCAAACACTTAAAAACGTTATAGGTGCATTGTATGAAGAGGGTGCCGCACAGGGTGACAGATATTTTTATATCCCGGTACTGGGACGACATCGCGGTGTAAGCCATTTTTATCTTGAAGGTTACAATAGCGGAAACTTTGAAGAAGACAAAGCGTTTGTCCTGAAAGTAGGTGAAAGAGTGATAGAGACATATATTGACATTATTTCGAAAAAACTCATGGAGTATCCTACATTTACAGAGGAAGAGAAAGAAGAACAACTGGCGTATCATACACTCTATCTTTTCCAGGTACTTACACTGGATAGAGGCACCACATCTGGTCTGTTGGTACATGATCAGAATGATGTAGGTATCATGGGTTCCATCCCTTCTCATGTGAACAGGGATCTCTTGGCTTCATGGGTACAAAAAATGCCTCAGCCTCAAGATCTCTTGGTTCAAGCATTACTGAAAGCTTTACCTGATGAGATGCCGACACCTGTAGAAGAAAACACCAAAAAAGCATTAGCATATGCTGTACGACAGCACTACAGAAAATATCCCGAAGCACTCAGTATGCAGGCCAGTGGAGATATCATTCCTCCAACCGTGGATAACCATCGTTAA
- a CDS encoding S1C family serine protease, whose protein sequence is MEKDFNGVSLLRSIRILLLILITLFALFLFLPSIENIWASLQSEPRSITARGSLSASEKTNIEIFQQSSPSVVYITTLEDTLNLWTRDITRIPRGTGSGFIWDRQGHIITNYHALQGASAVKIRLSDQRTFNATLIGASPEHDLAVLRIPMIPNMPNPLSIGTSHDLQVGQMTYAIGNPFGLDHTLTTGVVSALNRTLVNNNGSTIEGLIQTDAAINPGNSGGPLLDSAGRLIGINTALYSPSGTYSGIGFAVPVDTVNRIVPRIIKEGHYQRPKLGITINENLNKKITKELDISGVAVIEVQPNSAAKRSGLRGVTIQNNTLISGDIIVGIDQHQIETTQMLLSTLERYDIGDTVQVKIFRKGQVREVSLTLE, encoded by the coding sequence ATGGAAAAAGATTTTAATGGTGTTTCACTCCTGCGAAGCATACGTATTTTACTTTTGATCCTGATCACTTTGTTCGCCCTTTTTTTATTCCTGCCAAGTATTGAAAATATATGGGCATCCCTACAGTCAGAACCAAGATCCATCACCGCTAGAGGATCACTTTCAGCTAGCGAAAAAACCAATATAGAGATCTTTCAACAAAGCAGTCCTTCCGTGGTTTACATCACAACACTTGAAGATACGCTCAATCTTTGGACGCGTGACATTACCCGTATACCTCGAGGTACAGGATCAGGTTTTATATGGGACAGGCAGGGACACATCATTACCAATTATCATGCCTTGCAAGGTGCTTCCGCGGTAAAAATACGGCTCAGTGACCAGCGTACCTTTAATGCCACGCTCATCGGAGCAAGTCCGGAACATGATCTGGCGGTTTTACGTATACCTATGATACCCAATATGCCAAACCCTCTTTCTATCGGTACAAGTCATGACCTGCAGGTCGGACAGATGACGTATGCTATAGGGAATCCATTTGGTCTTGATCATACACTCACCACTGGTGTAGTCTCTGCACTCAATCGCACTCTGGTCAATAACAATGGTTCGACCATTGAGGGACTGATTCAAACAGATGCAGCTATTAATCCGGGAAATTCCGGCGGACCTCTACTGGATAGTGCCGGTAGATTGATCGGTATCAATACGGCGCTCTACAGTCCTTCAGGCACCTATTCAGGTATTGGTTTTGCCGTACCTGTGGATACCGTGAACCGTATCGTACCACGGATCATTAAAGAGGGTCACTACCAAAGACCAAAACTGGGCATCACCATAAATGAAAACCTGAATAAAAAGATCACCAAAGAGCTGGACATTTCTGGTGTTGCAGTCATAGAAGTTCAGCCAAATTCAGCGGCAAAGAGATCAGGCCTTAGAGGGGTTACTATACAAAATAATACACTCATCTCTGGAGATATAATCGTCGGGATAGACCAACATCAGATAGAGACTACCCAAATGCTTCTCTCTACACTGGAGAGATATGATATCGGTGATACAGTACAGGTAAAAATTTTTAGAAAGGGTCAAGTAAGAGAAGTATCTCTTACATTGGAATAA
- the mrdA gene encoding penicillin-binding protein 2, translated as MRYKFIVLVFLIFWAVMITRLYHVSIKSNFYYEGLAKENIERKQFIKPVRGEITDARGNLLAMNQIGFSLSIAPHLKVKNHQLENVIEKLIETFPDLNKTVMLKVYKKHNSPYNHKYIKVVDFIHYADMMGAYPKLSLIENIKIEAETKRYYPYGKYAAHIVGYTGRSNKKENEKDPVVNEVGKTGKSGLERYYNKVLEGELGYEISKVTATNKAIEVLEKELPKDNKNIQLNIDIELQKMIYERFGEDTGVAVVMRTNGEVLAAVSYPSYDPNLFVGGISSKEWKALQDNIDHPFTNKFIHGTYPPGSTIKMGMALAFSKALPNSLGAPEYCNGHITLGSSKHKFRCWSRWGHGKVDLRKAIRESCDVYFYNKSLKVGIDAMAENLRTFGLGVQTGVDLPREYAGVMPDKAWKMKRYKQPWYMGETVIAAIGQGYDLVTPLQVARYTGLIATASLAKPLIAREVDGKKIEPEIKPLSFNTYYLNEIRKGMYDVCNVRSGTAYRTMSKLPIVVAGKTGTSQVTSIPQSTQVRLKEEELAYYHRSHAWITTYAPYEDPKYIVTVLVEHGGHGGSTAGPITADIYKWLYREGYFSAAEGPNGDVDNNSLR; from the coding sequence ATGAGATACAAGTTTATCGTATTGGTCTTCCTTATTTTTTGGGCTGTCATGATCACAAGACTCTATCATGTTAGTATCAAATCCAATTTTTACTATGAGGGATTGGCAAAAGAGAATATAGAACGAAAACAGTTTATTAAACCCGTAAGAGGTGAGATAACAGATGCTCGTGGAAACCTGTTGGCCATGAACCAGATCGGTTTTTCACTCTCTATTGCACCACACTTGAAAGTAAAGAACCATCAGTTGGAAAATGTCATTGAAAAACTAATTGAAACATTTCCCGATCTCAATAAAACAGTGATGTTGAAAGTCTATAAAAAGCACAATTCACCTTACAATCACAAATATATAAAGGTTGTAGATTTTATACATTACGCAGATATGATGGGGGCTTATCCAAAATTAAGTCTCATAGAGAACATTAAAATCGAAGCGGAGACAAAACGTTATTATCCTTATGGAAAGTATGCTGCACATATCGTCGGATACACTGGAAGGTCCAATAAAAAAGAAAATGAAAAAGACCCTGTTGTCAATGAGGTTGGTAAAACAGGAAAAAGTGGTCTGGAGCGCTATTATAATAAAGTTCTGGAAGGTGAACTGGGTTATGAGATCAGTAAGGTCACGGCAACGAATAAAGCCATAGAGGTACTTGAAAAAGAACTTCCTAAAGACAATAAAAATATACAACTCAATATAGATATAGAGCTCCAGAAGATGATCTATGAGCGTTTTGGAGAGGATACAGGAGTGGCAGTTGTCATGCGTACCAATGGTGAGGTCTTAGCAGCAGTGAGTTACCCTTCTTATGATCCTAATCTTTTTGTTGGAGGCATCAGCTCTAAGGAGTGGAAAGCCCTGCAGGATAATATTGATCATCCTTTTACCAACAAATTTATCCATGGAACCTATCCTCCGGGCTCAACGATAAAAATGGGTATGGCCTTGGCATTCTCTAAAGCATTGCCTAATTCTCTTGGGGCACCCGAGTATTGTAATGGGCATATCACACTGGGTAGCAGTAAACATAAGTTCAGATGTTGGTCACGGTGGGGACATGGAAAGGTTGATCTTAGAAAAGCGATACGAGAGAGTTGTGATGTCTACTTTTACAACAAAAGTTTAAAAGTTGGTATCGATGCGATGGCAGAAAACCTTCGTACTTTTGGTCTGGGTGTACAAACAGGCGTGGATCTGCCACGTGAATATGCAGGTGTGATGCCAGATAAGGCATGGAAGATGAAACGTTATAAACAGCCATGGTATATGGGTGAGACAGTCATCGCAGCGATAGGTCAAGGATATGACCTCGTCACACCTTTACAAGTAGCACGTTATACTGGCTTGATCGCTACTGCATCCCTAGCTAAGCCATTGATTGCAAGGGAAGTGGATGGGAAGAAAATTGAGCCTGAAATAAAGCCTTTGAGTTTTAATACGTATTATTTGAATGAGATTAGAAAAGGGATGTATGATGTATGTAATGTAAGAAGCGGAACGGCATATAGAACCATGAGTAAACTGCCTATTGTTGTTGCCGGTAAAACTGGTACTTCACAAGTCACTTCTATCCCTCAATCCACGCAAGTACGTTTAAAAGAGGAAGAGCTGGCCTATTATCACCGTTCCCATGCCTGGATCACTACGTATGCTCCGTATGAAGATCCTAAATACATTGTCACAGTACTGGTTGAACATGGAGGTCATGGTGGTAGTACGGCTGGTCCTATCACCGCAGATATCTATAAATGGCTCTACAGAGAAGGCTACTTCTCTGCTGCCGAAGGACCTAACGGAGATGTAGATAACAACAGCTTAAGATAA
- a CDS encoding N-acetyltransferase, which yields MIELVKAKLSDIPAMQALVAPEVKDGIILNRTEDEVATNIRSYVLAKDGEKLVGYTALHIHSRRLAEIRSLIVDEAYRGQNVGQRMVQFTLEEAKNIGVEEDVLVLTYLPQFFLKLNFKEIDKEVIPEHKIWADCIKCIHFPICNEVALVYKLA from the coding sequence GTGATTGAACTTGTAAAAGCAAAACTGAGTGATATCCCTGCTATGCAGGCTTTAGTTGCCCCTGAAGTAAAAGATGGGATCATCCTGAATCGCACAGAAGATGAAGTCGCAACCAATATACGCTCCTATGTTTTGGCAAAAGACGGTGAGAAACTTGTGGGGTATACAGCCTTGCATATACACTCAAGAAGACTGGCTGAGATCAGAAGTCTTATCGTAGATGAAGCCTACCGTGGACAGAATGTAGGTCAGAGAATGGTACAGTTCACACTGGAAGAAGCGAAGAATATAGGTGTGGAAGAGGACGTACTTGTCTTAACGTACCTTCCTCAGTTCTTTCTAAAATTGAATTTTAAAGAAATCGATAAAGAGGTGATACCTGAACATAAGATCTGGGCGGATTGTATCAAGTGTATTCATTTCCCTATTTGTAACGAAGTAGCCTTGGTCTACAAATTAGCGTAA
- the fabI gene encoding enoyl-ACP reductase FabI translates to MIMKGKKGVILGIANKKSIAYGIAKSCQEQGAEMAITFLNERFEQKLAPIAEDLGCGARLYPCDVSKPEEIKALKESLEKDFGKIDFIVHSIAFAPKEGLSGRFYDISKEAFDVAMDISVYSLIEITRELKPILSDNSSVLTLSYYGGVKYIPNYNLMGVAKAALEMTTKYLAEDLGKDGIRVNAISAGPIKTLAAAGIGDFSFMLKWNQHHSPLKQNVTIDQVGNSGMYLLSDLSSGVTGEIHYVDAGFNIMGMPAVEFDTNGKPKIAWDGNA, encoded by the coding sequence ATGATAATGAAGGGTAAAAAAGGTGTTATTTTAGGCATCGCTAACAAAAAGTCTATTGCATACGGTATTGCAAAATCTTGTCAGGAGCAGGGTGCAGAGATGGCCATTACTTTCTTGAATGAAAGATTTGAGCAAAAACTGGCTCCTATCGCAGAAGATCTAGGGTGCGGGGCAAGATTGTACCCTTGTGATGTAAGCAAACCAGAAGAGATCAAAGCACTCAAAGAGTCTCTTGAAAAAGATTTTGGTAAGATCGATTTTATCGTGCACTCAATCGCATTTGCACCTAAAGAGGGACTAAGCGGACGTTTCTATGATATCTCTAAAGAAGCTTTTGATGTGGCGATGGACATTTCTGTCTATTCACTCATCGAAATTACACGTGAGTTAAAGCCGATCCTTTCTGATAACTCTTCGGTATTGACACTCAGCTACTACGGTGGGGTTAAATACATCCCTAACTATAACCTTATGGGTGTGGCTAAAGCAGCATTGGAGATGACGACAAAGTATCTTGCAGAAGATCTTGGTAAAGATGGTATCCGTGTGAATGCCATCTCAGCAGGACCTATCAAGACCCTTGCAGCAGCAGGGATAGGTGATTTCTCATTTATGCTCAAGTGGAATCAGCACCACTCACCACTTAAACAAAATGTGACTATCGATCAGGTAGGAAACTCTGGTATGTACCTGCTTTCAGACCTCAGTTCCGGTGTCACAGGTGAGATCCATTATGTGGATGCAGGGTTTAACATCATGGGGATGCCTGCTGTTGAATTTGATACGAACGGAAAGCCTAAGATCGCTTGGGACGGAAACGCTTAA
- the ybeY gene encoding rRNA maturation RNase YbeY, with amino-acid sequence MIDLDNQTSLAVDLEALEKIADTLSTKEVELIITDDKTMQELNAEHRGKNKVTDVLSFPMETPFTEQSIFGMPLGSIIIAESFVKEKAVEFGHTVQDELSLLFIHGMLHLLGFDHEKDEGEMRIREKEIIEEFDLPNSLIVRTEES; translated from the coding sequence ATGATAGACTTAGATAATCAAACATCACTGGCAGTGGATCTGGAAGCTTTAGAGAAGATTGCAGATACGCTTTCTACCAAAGAAGTAGAGCTGATCATTACTGATGATAAGACCATGCAGGAACTCAATGCAGAGCATAGAGGTAAGAACAAGGTAACAGATGTACTCTCATTTCCTATGGAGACACCTTTTACAGAGCAATCAATCTTTGGAATGCCCTTAGGCTCTATCATTATTGCAGAGTCTTTTGTAAAAGAAAAGGCTGTAGAATTCGGACATACAGTTCAAGATGAACTCTCACTTTTGTTCATTCATGGCATGCTGCATCTTCTGGGCTTTGACCATGAAAAGGATGAAGGTGAAATGAGGATAAGAGAGAAAGAGATCATAGAGGAATTTGATCTGCCTAACAGTCTAATCGTAAGAACAGAGGAGTCTTAA